The Staphylococcus haemolyticus region AATTTTACTCGTGAGTTGATCGGCTTGTTTTAAAATATCATCTTTACTATACATTTAATTTGTCACCAATGGTGCATCGTTAAATTCTTTGAATGTACCATTTAATGAATATTGTTTTGTTTCATCAATTTCAACATTTACTAACTTACCGATTGCCTCACGTGGACCTTTAAAGTTAACTAACTTATTCTTTTCGGTATAACCTGCTAAAACCGTATCATCTTTTTTACTTGAACCTTCACATAAAACAGTTACAGTTTTGCCTTCATATTGATTCATGGCTTTTTCTGAATAATGTCCTACTTTTTTATTTAAACGTTGTAATCGTGCTTTTTTAACGTCTTCAGGTACATTATCTTTCATTTTTGCGGCAGGTGTACCATCCCTTTGAGAGTATAAATACGTATAAGCATGCTCAAATTGAACTTCGTCATATAGTGATAATGTCTCTTCAAATTGTTCTTCAGTTTCGTTTGGATATCCAACAATAATATCAGTAGTTAAAGCTACATTAGGTATTGATTTTTTTATTCTATTAACTAGATCTAAATAACTTTCTCTAGTATATTTACGTCCCATAATTTTCAATACAGCATTATTTCCTGATTGTACGGGTAGATGGATATGAGGTACAATATTGCCACCTTTAGCTATTACTTCAATCATTCTATCTGTAAAGTCCCATGGGTGACTAGTTGTAAAACGTACTCTTGGAATATCAATTTTGGAAATGTCTTCTAATAAATCTCCTAATCCATATTCTAAATCTTTAATATCTTTACCATATGAATTTACATTTTGACCAAGTAAAGTTATTTCTTTATAACCATCTCTCGCTAAACCGCGAACTTCTTCAATAATATCTTCTGGTCTACGACTACGTTCTTTACCCCTAGTAAAGGGTACAATGCAATATGTACAGAATTTATCACAGCCATACATAATGTTAACCCATGCTTTTGTACTGCCTTCACGTACTTTAGGAAGATTTTCAATGATGTCGCCTTCTTTAGACCAAACTTCGACAACCATTGCTTTAGAAAGGTATGCTTCTTCTAAAATTTCAGGTAATTTGTGAATATTATGAGTTCCAAAAATCATATCCACATTTTGGTATGATTTAAGTATTTTATTTACTACTGACTCTTCTTGTGACATACATCCACATACGCCAATTAATGCTTCTGGTCTATTCTTTTTTAAATGTTTTAAGTTACCGATTTCACTAAACACTTTATTTTCAGCATTCTCACGAATCGCACATGTATTTATCAAAATAACGTCCGCTTCATTAATATCTTCTGTTGCAGTATATCCTAAGGCCTGTAATATTCCAGCCATTACCTCAGTATCATGTGCATTCATTTGGCAGCCATATGTTTTTATTAAGAATGTGCGACCTTTGCCCATCCCTTCAAACTTGTCTTCTATATGAAAGTCACGATTATAATTTATATCTTGTTTCCCACGTTTGCGTGCTTCTTTTAAACTAGGTGGTTGATAAATATTTTCGAAATATTTACTATAATCTTTTTCTACTTTTCTATCGCGTTCATCAAGGATATTTATCGTACCAGCTTTTCTTTGTTCTTCGTTCACTTTAAAAAATTCCTTTCTATATGCCCTTATATCATTAGTTCATTATATTAAAATTAATAATAAAGTGCAAAAAGAGTTGAAATAGTTAATAAATTTGTCATTAAAAAAATGGAATGGGGTGGGATAGAAATAATATTTTTACAATATTTATTTAGATGTAATGCCAGCAAAGAAAGATTGACTAGCATTATAAAAGCTTGTTATAAGTATATTTTTAGATCAGTCAACTACTGCCATTATAAAAAATATAGCCTAAGACACAGATTTATGTCCCAGACTTATCTCATTTAAACTTTACTTACTCGTTATCATATTTTCCTGTTAACGTTTCAATTGTGATACCAGCTGGTACATGATAAAACTTAACTTGACTAATAATACTTGGACATTCTAATTCAACCATTCGTTCATGTAATTTCTGAATTAGGATTAAACATTCACTCATATCGCCTTGAACTGTCGTTTCAAGAGGACCCACTCTAAAATGAAGACCAGAATCATCAATAATTTTTATTGCCTCATCTACATAAGGTATAACGTCTTCATTGTTTGGCGTTTTCGGAACGATTTGAATACTCATTAATGTGTCTTGCATTAACAATCACCTCATTCAATATTATTACCTTAATTTTACCACGCCCTTATTTAACTTGCCTTAATTAATTGCCGAATTAATTGCTTGGCCAAAATCATACATTTTATCATCCCAATTTGATTCATCCATTCTACTTTTACGATTAAACTTATTATTTTTAAATAAAGACTTTCTTAAACTAGACGTTAACTCTATTTGCACACCTACACCATTTTTTGTACAATTCACGATATTATTATCTTGAGTACCAGACATATGACTAGGTGCTTCTTTTACTTCTATACCAATTTGACTTAATTCTTCAACAATACGCTCTTTTAAAAGATTATCTTTACCACCGATATAAGCAATTTCATCTTCACCAAGACATCCATGAATTGTGATTGCACTTTCACTTGTTTTTACTAAATCCATAGCAATGTCATTATCATAATTAATAGATGTTACGTGCAACTCATTGTTTCCTTTTGTTCGCATACCATTAAATGCAAAATAATTAAATTGTCCATCATTAGCAATAACACGCGCAAGTTCAGTAGTAGCAGGTTCAATTCCACCACCATGTATTGCCAAAATCGTTACGTTACTATCTCTATCTTCAGTAATTATCTCCCAATCCTCATTCTCAATTGTCTCATTTTGTAATTCTTTCATAGAATGATATTTATCCATTTTAAAAACCTCTCTTAGGTATAGTGTTATTATTATTCTTTCCCATTTTATAGGTTCTAAAAAGTATTTAAATGATTTTTAACAATGATTACTTAAACTAAAATATTTTAATATTTTCTATACATCATTAAGCAATGGTGTTATTATTTTCAATAAAAAAACTCTTAAGTTATAAAAAAAACTCACTTCAAAACTTAAAGCGTTTTAAAGTGAGCTCCTACAATTTCTATACAAATTGAGCAGTTAAGTTATTAAAATCTTCTTCTGTTATATGAATATCGCGTTTAGATAATGCACTTTCATTTAATTCTTCAATTTGAGACTCATATGATGGTGTTTCAGTATCTTGATATACAATACCTTTAACTAGTGATTCATAATCTAGAACAGTCTTCATTGCTAATTGTTTATCTGAAGTATCATAGCCTTCGATATCTTCTAAACTAGTTAAATGTTCTTTAAACCAATCATATGTGTTTACTTTGTTGTATGTTACACATGGTGAAAAGACATTTACAAAAGAAAAACCATCATGGTTAATCGCATCCTCAATTAGTTTAGTTAATGCTTTAATATCACTAGAAAAGCCTTGTGCTACAAAAGTAGCGCCTGATGATAAAGCTAATTCGAGTGGTGCAACATTCTTCTCGATATTACCTTTAGGGGTAGATTTAGTAACAAAACCAACCGCAGATGAAGGCGACGTTTGACCTTTAGTTAAGCCATAAATTTGATTATCCATAACAATATAAGTCATATTCATATTTCGTCTTAATGCGTGTATGGTATGACCCATACCAATAGCGTATCCATCACCATCACCACCAGAGGCAATGACAGTTAAATCCTTGTTCGCCATTTTAACCCCTTGTGCTAGTGGTAATGCGCGTCCATGTATACCATGTACGCCGTATGAATTAATATAACCAGATAATCGGCCTGAACAGCCAATACCAGTAATGATTGCTACTTCCTCTGGCTCTAACCCTACATTAGCTGCCGCCTTTTGAATAGCTGCTTGAACTGAGAAATCACCACAACCGGGGCACCAATTTGGCTTCACATTATTTCGAAAATCTTTAAATGTAGCCAATTATACCAACTCCTTACTTTCGCTTACTACTTTTTGTCCTTTAGATTCAATTTCATGAGGTAAGAAAGGTGTTCCATCATACTTAGTTTGATTAATCAATTTATCTTGAATAGTTGTATTCATTTTAAGGATATTTGAAAGTTGACCTTGATAATTATGTTCAACAATAATAACTCTAGATGC contains the following coding sequences:
- the miaB gene encoding tRNA (N6-isopentenyl adenosine(37)-C2)-methylthiotransferase MiaB — its product is MNEEQRKAGTINILDERDRKVEKDYSKYFENIYQPPSLKEARKRGKQDINYNRDFHIEDKFEGMGKGRTFLIKTYGCQMNAHDTEVMAGILQALGYTATEDINEADVILINTCAIRENAENKVFSEIGNLKHLKKNRPEALIGVCGCMSQEESVVNKILKSYQNVDMIFGTHNIHKLPEILEEAYLSKAMVVEVWSKEGDIIENLPKVREGSTKAWVNIMYGCDKFCTYCIVPFTRGKERSRRPEDIIEEVRGLARDGYKEITLLGQNVNSYGKDIKDLEYGLGDLLEDISKIDIPRVRFTTSHPWDFTDRMIEVIAKGGNIVPHIHLPVQSGNNAVLKIMGRKYTRESYLDLVNRIKKSIPNVALTTDIIVGYPNETEEQFEETLSLYDEVQFEHAYTYLYSQRDGTPAAKMKDNVPEDVKKARLQRLNKKVGHYSEKAMNQYEGKTVTVLCEGSSKKDDTVLAGYTEKNKLVNFKGPREAIGKLVNVEIDETKQYSLNGTFKEFNDAPLVTN
- a CDS encoding thiamine-binding protein — encoded protein: MQDTLMSIQIVPKTPNNEDVIPYVDEAIKIIDDSGLHFRVGPLETTVQGDMSECLILIQKLHERMVELECPSIISQVKFYHVPAGITIETLTGKYDNE
- a CDS encoding poly-gamma-glutamate hydrolase family protein; amino-acid sequence: MDKYHSMKELQNETIENEDWEIITEDRDSNVTILAIHGGGIEPATTELARVIANDGQFNYFAFNGMRTKGNNELHVTSINYDNDIAMDLVKTSESAITIHGCLGEDEIAYIGGKDNLLKERIVEELSQIGIEVKEAPSHMSGTQDNNIVNCTKNGVGVQIELTSSLRKSLFKNNKFNRKSRMDESNWDDKMYDFGQAINSAIN
- a CDS encoding 2-oxoacid:ferredoxin oxidoreductase subunit beta; this encodes MATFKDFRNNVKPNWCPGCGDFSVQAAIQKAAANVGLEPEEVAIITGIGCSGRLSGYINSYGVHGIHGRALPLAQGVKMANKDLTVIASGGDGDGYAIGMGHTIHALRRNMNMTYIVMDNQIYGLTKGQTSPSSAVGFVTKSTPKGNIEKNVAPLELALSSGATFVAQGFSSDIKALTKLIEDAINHDGFSFVNVFSPCVTYNKVNTYDWFKEHLTSLEDIEGYDTSDKQLAMKTVLDYESLVKGIVYQDTETPSYESQIEELNESALSKRDIHITEEDFNNLTAQFV